GACCAGATGCGCGAGATCCGGGTGCAGCCGGTCGAGCGCCCCGGGGGTTGGCACGCCGAGATCGAGCTCGAGCCCGAGCCGGCGCTGCTTCGGATCCGGGTCGTGGACGTCGATTACCTGGGCTCCCGGAAGGTCGAGGGCACGCTCGATTCGGGCCTGCTCGCGCCCGCGCGGGCGCTGGGCGACGTGCTGCCCGACGATCCGCGAGTGCCGCTGTGGAGCTCCGCGATCCGCTCGCTGGCCCGCGCCTCGGGCAGGGTCTCGGTTTACGACGTGTCCGGCGAGCTGCTGGCGCAGACCGGGCAGCTGACCGCCGGCGAATTGCCCGACCGGGGCTGGCAGGCGCGGCTCGCGCGGACCCTGCTCGGCGCGGCCGACATGCTGCGTCCCGCGATCTCGCAGCTCGCTTCCGAGGACGAGGCCGATCCCGCGAAGGCGATCGCCGAGGCCGGCAGCATCGCGGCCACCGACACGCCGGCGCTCACGCGGGCGCTGACCGGCCTGCCCGCGCACCAGGCCGAGCGCCTCGCGGGCGCTTCGGGCGTGCCGGCCTGGCTGCTGACCAGCGCGCACCCGGTCTGGGTCGGCGACCGGGTCGTCGGCGCGTTGGTCATCGAGGAGAACACCGCGTCGCGACTGTCCCCGGGGCAGGCCGCGATCGAGCGGCTCACGCTGCTCACCGCGCTCGCGCTGGCCGCCAGCACCGCGGCGCTGCTGCTGGTCGCATCGGTGACGGTCGGGCGGATCGTCCGCCTGCGCCGCCAGGCCGAGCGCGCGATCGACTCGCGCGGCCGCGTGGTCGGCCGCATCGAGCCCGGCCTGATCCGTGACGAGATCGGCGCGCTGGCCGAGAGCCACGCCCAGGTGCTCGAGCGCCTGGGACAGCACCAGCAGTACCTGGGCAACCTGCGCAGCCGCCTCGTCCACGAGCTGCGCACGCCGATCATGGTCGTGCGGTCCTCGCTCGACAACCTGGCCGCCGAGACCGACGAGGCGCGCCGCGCGGCCTACCTGGAGCGGGTGCGGGAAGGGGCCCAGCGGCTCGAGCGGATCGTGGCCAGCATGGGCGAGGCTTCCAGCCTGGAGTCGATGCTTGCGCAGAGCGAGCTCGAGCAGGTCGACCTGGGCGCGCTGGTGCGAAGCTGCGCCGACGGCTACCGGATCGCGTTCCGGCTGCCGATCGAGGTCGAGTGCGACGAGGGCGACACCGCTTGCGCGGTGGTGCCGGAGGCGATCGCCCAGGCGCTCGACAAGCTGGTGTCGAACGCCGCCGACTTCGCGGTCCAGGGCACGCCGGTCCGGATCTCGCTGCGCCGCGAGGGCGGGCGCGAGCCGGCCTGGCGGATCGCGGTGCGCAACCAGGGGCCGGCGCTGCCGGCCACGATGCGCGACAGCCTGTTCGACTCGATGGTCTCGGTGCGCGCGGGCGCCGCGCGCGGCGGCGCCCACCTGGGCATGGGGCTCTACCTGGTCAGGCTGGTCGCCGAGTTCCACGGCGGGCGCGCGTTCGCCCGCGACGTCGAAGGCGGCGTCGAGGTCGGCTTCACGATCGCGGCAGGGCGCTGAGCCCGGCCCCGGCCGTTCAGCGCCCGAGCGCGGCCGCGACCCGCCCGACGAAGCCGTCGATCTTCGCGCCGTCGATCCAGCGCACCACGGCCACCAGCCTGCGCTCGGGATCGATCCAGTTGACCGAGGCCCCCGCGCCGATCGCGAAGTAGCCCTTGCCGCCGGCGGACGGGAAGACGTCCTGCGTGCCGTTCAGCCACACCAGCATGCCGTAGAAGGGCGCGAGCGCGCAGGGCGTGCGCATCCGCGCGATCCACTCGGACGACAGCACCCGCCGGCCGTTCGCCACGCCGTCGTCGGCCAGCATCTGCCCGATCAGCCCCTGGTCACGGGCGCTGATCGACACGCCGCCGCCCCAGTGGCTGCCGCCCGGCACCGACTGGATCCGCCTGCCGTCGATCTCGACCCAGGAATCGTCGTAGCCGACCCAGCGCCACGGGTCGCTGGCGCCCGAAGGCTTGCGGATCGCCTCGTCGAAGACCTCGGGCAGCGGTGCGCGGAACAGGTGCAGCAGCGCCAGCGACAGCTGGTTGATGCGCACGTCGTTGTATTCCCAGAAGCTGCCTGGCGCCTGCAGCGGCCGCGCGTCGCCCTTTCGGCCGGCCGCGGGCGTCTTCTGGTACTGGACCGTGCGGTAGCGGTCGACCTGGTCCGGCACGCCGAAGCACTCGCCCTCCCACTCGCTGGTCTGCTGCAGCAGGTGGGTCCAGGTGATCTCCCGGTTGCGGCCCTCGTCGAAGCCGATTCCGCGCGCGCGGGCGCGCACCGGCTCGTCGGGGTCGGGCAGCAGCCCGCGGTCGAAGGCCACGCCGGCGAGCAGCGCCAGGTAGGTCTTGGCCACGCTGAAGGTCAGGTCGGCGCGGTGCGGCTCGCCCCAGCTCGCGACCTCGCGGCCGTCGACGCGGATCACGCCGGACACGGGACCCCGGTCGTGCAGCGGCCCGAGCGTGCGGTTCCACGGCGCGGGGTCGAGCTGGTGGATGCCGAAGTCGCCGTCGGCGTTGCGGCTCCACGGGGTCTCGCTCGCGATCGCGAAGGCGATCGCCTCGTCGAAGGGCGAGCTGGCGCGGGGCGTTTCGGCGTCTTTCATCGGGTTTCCTCCGGGCGTGATCGCGCATGCGGGCGGGGGCGCGATCGCGGCATCGTGGCCGCCGCGATCGCCGGGCGCGAGATCAGGGCAAGACGTTAGCAGCTAGGGGCATCCGCAATTGACAAGGCATTCCGATCCTGACAATGTCCGCGCCTCGCGGCGCCGCCCGCGGGGTCGAGCCCCGGGAAGGATGCGCCATGCGCTAAGATTGCCCGCCTAACGATGGGGAGGAGAACCCGATGAAATCGCTCAAGCTGCTCGCCGGCGCGCTCGCGCTGGCCGTCCTGCCGGCCATGCCGGTCGCCGCCCAGGAAATCAAGATTTCCCACCAGTGGAAGGCCAATGTCGACGGTCGCGACCGCGCGACCCGGGTCTTCGTGGACGAGGTCCGCAAGAAGGACCCGAACATCAAGTTCCGCATCTACCCGGCCCAGTCGCTCGGCATCAAGCCGGTCGCGCAGTTCGAGGCGCTGCAGAACGGCACGCTCGAGATGGCCGTGTTCCCGATGTCCTACGCGGTCGGCAAGGCGCAGGAGTTCTCGATCGTGATCATGCCCGGCACGATCTCGAACCTCGACCACGCGATGCGCCTGAAGGGCACGCCCTTCCACCAGAAGCTGCAGGCGCTGGCCGAGAAGAACGGCGTCCGCATCATCACCTGGTGGTGGACCCCGGGCGGCTTCGCGTCGAAGGACCGCGCGATCGGCGGCCCGGACTCGGTTTCCGGCCTGAAGATGCGCGCGGCCGACCCGACCTTCGAGCTGATGCTGAAAGAGGCCGGCTCGTCGGTGGTCAACATGCCGTCGAGCGAGATCTACCCGGCGCTTCAGTCGGGCGTGCTGAACGCCACGCTGACCTCGGCCGAGACCTTCGTCAGCATGCGGCTCTACGAGCAGACCAACAACGCGACCGTCGGCGGCGACTACAACCTGTGGATGCTGCTGCAGCCGCTGGTCATGTCCAAGCAGCACTGGGACAAGCTCACGCCGGAGCAGAAGAAGATCTTCGAGGAGGCGGCGAACAAGAGCGACGAGTTCTTCCTCGGGCTGCAGCGCGAGGCCACCGACAAGATGGCCGAGGCCTACCGGAAGGCCGGCGCGAAGGTGCACGAGATGACCAAGGCCGAGTTCGAAGCCTGGCTGGAGCTCGCCAAGAAGACCTCGTGGGCCGAGTTCGCCAAGAAGTCGCCCGAGGCCAAGGAGCTGCTCGACGCGCTCCAGGCGGTGAAGTGAGGCCCCGAGCGGACTGACCAAAGGGAAGGGCGGCGCCATGCAGGGCTTCGTCAGAACCATGGACCGGATCGCGATCGCCACGGCGGCGGTCGCATCCGTGCTCCTCGCGGCAGCGGCGCTGCTGATCACCTGGATGGTGATCTGGCGCGCGATGGGCAACTCCGCCTGGTGGGAGATCGAGGCTGCGGTCTACCTGATGGTGATGGGGCTGTTCCTCGCGTCGCCGTACACGCTCAAGACCAACGGCCACGTCGGCGTCGACCTGCTGGCCCACTACCTGCCGGCAGGCAAGGCTCGCAGCCTGCAGATCGCGGTGGCCTGGGTGGGCCTCGTGATCTGCATCTACCTGGCCTGGGCCACCGGCGTGTTCACGCTCGAGGCCTTCGAGCGCGGCGACCGCACCGAGAGCACCTGGGCGCCGCTCAAGTGGCCGCTCTACCTCGCGATGCCGGTCGGCTTCGCGCTGACTGCC
This genomic window from Zeimonas sediminis contains:
- a CDS encoding ATP-binding protein, which produces MRTRGGEPVTAALRPRRWRLPLGLRFTLVLSLIPLLVLPLIGLRFVEVMTELARNERLENLALAARNLAASLHERPELFESLEAVRRTDAVRLLAVGFLADVRIDQRDREWAGMPSRLLTEPGAGSGRAPTLRVRLSAARAQERPGKLFLLVDADDERLVLPEVREGVAQPGDEVTISVGQRADQMREIRVQPVERPGGWHAEIELEPEPALLRIRVVDVDYLGSRKVEGTLDSGLLAPARALGDVLPDDPRVPLWSSAIRSLARASGRVSVYDVSGELLAQTGQLTAGELPDRGWQARLARTLLGAADMLRPAISQLASEDEADPAKAIAEAGSIAATDTPALTRALTGLPAHQAERLAGASGVPAWLLTSAHPVWVGDRVVGALVIEENTASRLSPGQAAIERLTLLTALALAASTAALLLVASVTVGRIVRLRRQAERAIDSRGRVVGRIEPGLIRDEIGALAESHAQVLERLGQHQQYLGNLRSRLVHELRTPIMVVRSSLDNLAAETDEARRAAYLERVREGAQRLERIVASMGEASSLESMLAQSELEQVDLGALVRSCADGYRIAFRLPIEVECDEGDTACAVVPEAIAQALDKLVSNAADFAVQGTPVRISLRREGGREPAWRIAVRNQGPALPATMRDSLFDSMVSVRAGAARGGAHLGMGLYLVRLVAEFHGGRAFARDVEGGVEVGFTIAAGR
- a CDS encoding serine hydrolase domain-containing protein; amino-acid sequence: MKDAETPRASSPFDEAIAFAIASETPWSRNADGDFGIHQLDPAPWNRTLGPLHDRGPVSGVIRVDGREVASWGEPHRADLTFSVAKTYLALLAGVAFDRGLLPDPDEPVRARARGIGFDEGRNREITWTHLLQQTSEWEGECFGVPDQVDRYRTVQYQKTPAAGRKGDARPLQAPGSFWEYNDVRINQLSLALLHLFRAPLPEVFDEAIRKPSGASDPWRWVGYDDSWVEIDGRRIQSVPGGSHWGGGVSISARDQGLIGQMLADDGVANGRRVLSSEWIARMRTPCALAPFYGMLVWLNGTQDVFPSAGGKGYFAIGAGASVNWIDPERRLVAVVRWIDGAKIDGFVGRVAAALGR
- the dctP gene encoding TRAP transporter substrate-binding protein DctP; this translates as MKSLKLLAGALALAVLPAMPVAAQEIKISHQWKANVDGRDRATRVFVDEVRKKDPNIKFRIYPAQSLGIKPVAQFEALQNGTLEMAVFPMSYAVGKAQEFSIVIMPGTISNLDHAMRLKGTPFHQKLQALAEKNGVRIITWWWTPGGFASKDRAIGGPDSVSGLKMRAADPTFELMLKEAGSSVVNMPSSEIYPALQSGVLNATLTSAETFVSMRLYEQTNNATVGGDYNLWMLLQPLVMSKQHWDKLTPEQKKIFEEAANKSDEFFLGLQREATDKMAEAYRKAGAKVHEMTKAEFEAWLELAKKTSWAEFAKKSPEAKELLDALQAVK
- a CDS encoding TRAP transporter small permease subunit — protein: MQGFVRTMDRIAIATAAVASVLLAAAALLITWMVIWRAMGNSAWWEIEAAVYLMVMGLFLASPYTLKTNGHVGVDLLAHYLPAGKARSLQIAVAWVGLVICIYLAWATGVFTLEAFERGDRTESTWAPLKWPLYLAMPVGFALTALQYLAEIFRPVPVPAPESAA